TGATCTGGGAGGGCAGATTAACCTGTCGCTGCTTTTTCATGATCTGTTGGGGCAGGAGGGTATCCGGCAGCTGAGTTCATTCTGGCAGGAAATACCTCCCGATGTCGTTATATCGGTAACACCCATGTACAACCCGGCTCTGTATGCAAGTGTCCGACTGATCAATCCATCGGCTGTTTGCATAACCATTCCGGTTGATTTTGAGGAAGTGAAGCCTCGGTACTGGTTTACTCCCCGCGTTGATCAGTATTACCTGAACGGCACTGATCGGTTATACCAGCAGGCCCGGAAAGCCGGCGTACCAGATGCCCGGAACTACCGGGTAGCAGGCATGGTCGCTGATCCCCTCTGCTATGAAATACCTAGTATGGGTCAGCGAGTCGAACGCATTCGATTGGGCCTGGACCCGGATTTGCCTACCGGGGTGATCTCATTTGGTGGGCAGGGCTGCATTCATCTTCAGACCATTGCCGAAGCCGTAGCCCAGGCTAACCTTCGCATTAATTTGATTTTTCTGTGCGGTCGGAATAAGGTTGTTTTTAACGCCATTCAAAACCTGAAAACGCCGTATCCAAAGCAGGTGCTTGGCTACTTGCCCGATACGCCTATTCAATACTTACACCTAGCCGACTTTGCAATTGGAAAGCCGGGAGCCATGACCATTACGGAAGCATTAATTACGCAAACGCCACTGATCGCTCTGAAGAGTAAAGGGATGAGACCGGTGCAACGTGGGAATGAAGCCTGGCTGGTGGCGCATCAGGTCGGTATTCTTGCCCGGCATGTTGGGGAGATTGTTCCGGCTATTCAGCAGATTATTACCAACCCGGTTTATCGGGAGCGAGCGGTTGCCGAAGCGCATCGGGCCGTTTATGATGTAGCGGAGTTGGTGGGTTCATTCGTAAGCCGTAACGTAGAGAAAAAGTATGACGAGTATTGCTAAAGGGCCTGGTGCCCGCGAGGCAAAACGACTGATTCATTCGAATCCGCAACAGGGCTGGGTGGACTTAGTTCTGAAATATGGAAACAATTTCAGCTATCAGGGCGGACTGGCTACCTGCGATCCTGCCGTGATTCAGACCATGCTGATGCAACGGACACATACCCAGTATCGCTCGGAAGGTTATAAATTGATGTCGCGGCTGGTTCCGGGAGCACCAGGCGTGTTATTCATGGAAGGTGAGGAATGGCATAAACATGTTCAGGCGGTGATGCCCGTGTTTACGAAATCGGCCGTCGATTCCTATGCCAGTCGTATGCATGAAACCGTCGTTAACTGTTTGGCGGACTGGAAACCAGGGATGCCGATACCCGATTTGTTCGTATTGATTACACAATTGGGGTTGCAGGTCGTGCTTCGGGTCGGCTATGGACTCGACCTTGCCGATTCGTTGACGCAGCGTTTCGGCAATATGCTGATGACCTACAAACAACAGACTATGACTTCTCAGGCTCGGTTGGATGAATTTGGCTTTTCGCTCGATCAGCTACGCATTATACCGACTTTTCTTCGCGAACGATACCAGCTGAAGAGACTGATTCAAACCCTGAATCAAGTGGTCAGTCAGATTATGCAGAAACGGCAGCAAACGGGCAGTCAGGGTCAGGACTGGTTCAATCTGCTGGGTAAGGCTGGGTTTTCGCTGTCGCAGATTAGTGATGAGCTAAATCATATTTATGGGGCTTTCAGTGCGATTGATTACGTGATTACCTGCGGATTGGTGGAAGTAAGCCGACGGCCTGACTGGGCTGAACGGATTCGGAACGAACTTAAACAGGTGCTCGGGAAGCGACTTTACCCTACGCGTGCTGATTTCGACCACCTACCCGACACCACCAATTTTATGAAAGAGGTATTCCGATATTATCCCGTAGCGGCTGCGATTCTGCGACGAACTGGAGAACAACTTTCGATAAACCAAGATTCTTTGCCTAAGAATCGGGAGGTAATGATTATGATTCAGGCCCTGCATTTTCATCCCGATTTCTGGGACTCATCGGCCACTTTCGACCCTAACCGCTGGAATCGGCCTTTGCGTGAACCTCGGGCGTATATGCCGTTTCTGATCGGTCCCCGGCAATGCATCGGCCGACACCTGGCCGAACTACATTTTGTAATTACCCTGAATGCACTGTTGCAACGGTTCGATATACAGGTTCTTTCAGACAACCCCTCCATTTTGCCTTACCTGATTCCCCGGTTTGCGGGTCCGGTACCAGCTCAACTCACTGTATATAATCAGGTATGAAAACGAATCGGTTTGGTATTCCCCCTGGCCCAACAGTGGCAGAAGCCCAACACCTGCTTGAACAGCATCGGGATAAGGCTTGGGTAATACTGACCCAAGCGTACGGGAAAAATTTTCTGTAT
This window of the Spirosoma aerolatum genome carries:
- a CDS encoding cytochrome P450, yielding MTSIAKGPGAREAKRLIHSNPQQGWVDLVLKYGNNFSYQGGLATCDPAVIQTMLMQRTHTQYRSEGYKLMSRLVPGAPGVLFMEGEEWHKHVQAVMPVFTKSAVDSYASRMHETVVNCLADWKPGMPIPDLFVLITQLGLQVVLRVGYGLDLADSLTQRFGNMLMTYKQQTMTSQARLDEFGFSLDQLRIIPTFLRERYQLKRLIQTLNQVVSQIMQKRQQTGSQGQDWFNLLGKAGFSLSQISDELNHIYGAFSAIDYVITCGLVEVSRRPDWAERIRNELKQVLGKRLYPTRADFDHLPDTTNFMKEVFRYYPVAAAILRRTGEQLSINQDSLPKNREVMIMIQALHFHPDFWDSSATFDPNRWNRPLREPRAYMPFLIGPRQCIGRHLAELHFVITLNALLQRFDIQVLSDNPSILPYLIPRFAGPVPAQLTVYNQV
- a CDS encoding glycosyltransferase — protein: MKQVAIVYFDAASGHRSAAVGLKRALDSRYPDWSVRLINIVDLFDRHKRFGKIARYGIDRFNGQLKRDKVFDLGGQINLSLLFHDLLGQEGIRQLSSFWQEIPPDVVISVTPMYNPALYASVRLINPSAVCITIPVDFEEVKPRYWFTPRVDQYYLNGTDRLYQQARKAGVPDARNYRVAGMVADPLCYEIPSMGQRVERIRLGLDPDLPTGVISFGGQGCIHLQTIAEAVAQANLRINLIFLCGRNKVVFNAIQNLKTPYPKQVLGYLPDTPIQYLHLADFAIGKPGAMTITEALITQTPLIALKSKGMRPVQRGNEAWLVAHQVGILARHVGEIVPAIQQIITNPVYRERAVAEAHRAVYDVAELVGSFVSRNVEKKYDEYC